A stretch of the Amycolatopsis sp. BJA-103 genome encodes the following:
- a CDS encoding M20/M25/M40 family metallo-hydrolase, which translates to MAGLRRREVLAGAVALAGAATIGLNPGTAAAATQQRPGAQFPPSLDFGDYPVIARVRSRRALEHLRVLSDKIGPRIAGTEGELRAKDYIAKVLRELRYQVTLQPFPIADKFLGGLSVGRDSWQTGSSPQGAQDVTREAVVVDAGDGTTLPDDLTGKIVLIAAVTNKADAYLTAAQRGAVAVLIGRIGADPARKLSAFSPTLATPVTVPVLGLAQVQVERLRERLAKGSVKVKATATHHKNLTSYNVIAERPATFPGKDNGVVMVTAHYDSVPGSPGANDDGSGTVLCLELARVLRYLPTNKTLRFALWGSEEYGLIGSRHYVSNLTDPEAKRIAGCFQNDMVATSWDPAITYWLLSVDGADNATTAAVNAAAKRLGYDPRVKGPVARGSSDHVPFFERGIASGNFSWRGESGPALLEPTYHTPEDTIKDNVSLERLQVSLELIGSAAYSLLRK; encoded by the coding sequence ATGGCAGGTCTGCGCAGGCGTGAGGTGCTCGCGGGTGCGGTGGCTCTGGCGGGCGCGGCGACGATCGGGTTGAACCCCGGCACCGCCGCCGCGGCCACGCAGCAGCGTCCGGGCGCGCAGTTCCCGCCGTCGCTGGACTTCGGCGACTACCCCGTGATCGCGCGGGTGCGGTCGCGGCGGGCGCTGGAGCATCTTCGGGTGCTCAGCGACAAGATCGGCCCCCGGATCGCCGGCACCGAAGGCGAACTGCGCGCCAAGGACTACATCGCGAAGGTGCTGCGAGAGCTGCGCTACCAGGTCACGCTGCAGCCGTTCCCGATCGCCGACAAGTTCCTGGGCGGCCTGTCGGTCGGACGTGACAGCTGGCAGACCGGCTCGTCACCGCAGGGCGCGCAGGACGTCACGCGTGAGGCGGTCGTCGTCGACGCCGGTGACGGGACCACCCTTCCGGACGACCTGACCGGCAAGATCGTGCTGATCGCGGCCGTGACGAACAAGGCCGACGCGTACCTGACGGCCGCGCAGCGCGGCGCCGTCGCCGTGCTGATCGGCCGGATCGGCGCCGACCCCGCGCGCAAACTGTCCGCCTTCTCCCCGACGCTGGCCACCCCGGTCACCGTCCCGGTGCTCGGCCTGGCGCAGGTGCAGGTGGAGCGGCTACGCGAACGGCTCGCCAAGGGCTCGGTCAAGGTGAAGGCGACGGCCACCCACCACAAGAACCTGACGTCGTACAACGTCATCGCCGAGCGGCCCGCCACCTTCCCCGGCAAGGACAACGGCGTGGTCATGGTGACCGCGCACTACGACAGCGTCCCTGGCTCCCCCGGCGCGAACGACGACGGCAGCGGCACCGTGCTGTGCCTGGAACTGGCGCGTGTCCTCCGGTACCTGCCGACGAACAAGACACTGCGGTTCGCGCTGTGGGGCTCGGAGGAATACGGGCTGATCGGTTCGCGGCACTACGTCTCGAACCTGACCGACCCGGAAGCGAAGCGGATCGCGGGCTGCTTCCAGAACGACATGGTCGCCACCAGCTGGGACCCGGCGATCACCTACTGGCTGCTTTCGGTCGACGGTGCCGACAACGCCACGACCGCGGCCGTCAACGCCGCGGCCAAGCGGCTCGGTTACGACCCTCGGGTCAAGGGCCCGGTCGCGCGCGGTTCGAGCGACCACGTGCCGTTCTTCGAGCGCGGGATCGCGTCGGGCAACTTCAGCTGGCGTGGCGAAAGCGGCCCGGCGCTGTTGGAGCCGACCTATCACACGCCGGAAGACACCATCAAGGACAACGTTTCCCTTGAGCGGCTTCAGGTCTCGCTGGAGCTGATCGGATCGGCGGCTTACAGCCTGCTGCGGAAGTAG
- a CDS encoding DUF2716 domain-containing protein, giving the protein MSIETLGDAEYRRVWDRFRAEFAFRPSTDRFEWPGIDEPAGAVTWSLSALDEDPGYLLLDRMVSVVQRGLASCADELYALDWQHESYRFATAAKDWPLSPFPDGDYYLYLTPDFRLGTFGHPWEYTICVFGDELVSAISAEVTLILGKPLRRSA; this is encoded by the coding sequence GTGAGCATCGAGACCCTGGGCGACGCCGAGTACCGGCGCGTGTGGGACCGCTTCCGCGCGGAATTCGCCTTCCGGCCCAGTACCGACCGCTTCGAATGGCCGGGGATCGACGAGCCCGCGGGGGCGGTGACCTGGAGTCTGTCCGCCCTCGACGAAGACCCGGGATATCTGCTGCTGGACCGGATGGTCTCCGTGGTTCAGCGCGGGCTGGCCTCGTGTGCCGACGAGTTGTACGCGCTCGACTGGCAGCACGAGTCGTACCGGTTCGCGACCGCGGCGAAGGACTGGCCGCTCAGCCCGTTCCCCGACGGCGACTACTACCTCTACCTGACGCCGGACTTCCGGCTCGGCACCTTCGGGCACCCTTGGGAGTACACGATCTGCGTGTTCGGCGACGAACTGGTGTCCGCGATTTCGGCGGAAGTCACCTTGATCCTCGGCAAACCGCTACGCAGGTCTGCGTAG
- a CDS encoding winged helix-turn-helix transcriptional regulator, which translates to MFAPECPSNLTPFRIGDKWAGLVVLCLEEGPRRFTELRVPLRGVTSKVLTETLRALERDGMITRTAYDETPPRVEYELTPLGRTLFAPMEACREWAAKHLSELVAAREAYPG; encoded by the coding sequence ATGTTCGCGCCCGAGTGCCCGTCGAATCTCACGCCGTTCAGGATCGGCGACAAGTGGGCCGGCCTGGTCGTGCTCTGCCTGGAAGAGGGACCGCGCCGGTTCACCGAACTGAGGGTGCCGCTGAGGGGCGTCACGTCGAAGGTCCTCACGGAGACCCTCAGGGCCCTGGAGCGCGACGGCATGATCACGCGGACGGCGTACGACGAGACGCCGCCGCGAGTGGAGTACGAACTCACTCCGCTCGGCCGGACGTTGTTCGCGCCGATGGAGGCATGCCGCGAGTGGGCGGCGAAGCACCTTTCGGAGCTTGTCGCCGCCCGCGAGGCCTACCCGGGCTGA
- a CDS encoding CopG family transcriptional regulator — MAMTLRLNDEQERALALLAEADGVSKHEATVRAITEAAGRRVRDDRVRVLSKDGRERYAALLDRLAQ; from the coding sequence ATGGCCATGACCCTGAGGTTGAACGACGAGCAAGAGCGCGCTCTCGCCCTGCTGGCTGAGGCCGACGGCGTGAGCAAGCACGAAGCCACCGTTCGCGCCATCACCGAGGCGGCAGGCCGTCGTGTCCGTGACGACAGGGTCCGGGTGCTGTCCAAGGACGGCCGGGAGCGCTACGCCGCTCTGCTCGACCGTCTCGCCCAGTGA
- a CDS encoding type II toxin-antitoxin system death-on-curing family toxin → MIEYLTVEDLLALAEDLRVPKIRDLGLLDSAAHRPQASLMGRDAYPTLHEKAAVLLESVVRNHALIDGNKRLAWMATFVFYGLNGHDLDAPEDDAYDLVIAMSTGSLAYDDAAAELAGWAKPLG, encoded by the coding sequence GTGATCGAGTATCTCACCGTCGAAGACCTCCTGGCGCTCGCGGAAGATCTCCGGGTGCCCAAGATCCGCGATCTCGGGCTGCTCGACTCGGCCGCGCACCGGCCGCAGGCCTCGTTGATGGGCCGGGACGCGTATCCGACGCTGCACGAGAAAGCGGCGGTGCTGCTGGAGTCCGTCGTGCGCAACCACGCGCTCATCGACGGCAACAAGCGCCTGGCCTGGATGGCGACGTTCGTCTTCTACGGGCTCAACGGTCACGACCTCGACGCGCCGGAAGACGACGCGTACGACCTGGTGATCGCGATGTCCACCGGCTCACTCGCCTACGACGACGCCGCGGCCGAGCTGGCGGGCTGGGCCAAACCGCTCGGGTAA